The Bacteroidales bacterium DNA segment TTGGCGCTGCCAATTCGCTTTTCTATGAAGCAGAAACATTGGTTGAAGATCCGGCAAAGATTTCGATTGAAAAGGGATATATATGGACAAAAGGGAAATATATGCTTTGGAGATCCAATAATGAAGGGGAGTCATTGAAACTGAATATTCCGGTGGTTAAGGATACTACGGTGAATATTGCCCTGACTGCTGCCCATTCACCTAACAGTGGGAATATTTCAGTCGTGGTTGATGGTAGGGAATTAAAATTTGAGAACGAACCGTTAGTTGACTTGCATCAGGAGCAGGCACTGGTTTCCCGAAATCATGTTTCTCAAACCATTGAGTTGGAAGATGGCCTTCATGAGTTGGTTATTGAAAACCGGGAAGGTGGCTCAAATTTAATAGGCATCGATTTTATCTGGGTGAAGTATTAACCTGGAGGAATGGCATGAGATTTATTTTGAGTGATTCAGGATAAAGAAGTTTTGCAAAAAGTTACTTTTTATTGAATACAAATGATCATTTTTATACTCTAATTTAAAAGATTCATCTCATATGAAGGTGTTGCAACCATTTATAAACTGTTTTCTTTTCCCTGTTCTCATTCTTTTTTTGAGTACGGCTACCTATTCGCAGATTACCAAAGAAGATTACCGTAAAGGCAGGTCCCTGAGCAGGTATAATGGTCTGGTTTACCATGCCAACGTGGAGCCTTCCTGGATCAGAGATACCCATCACTTTTGGTATAAGGTTCACACGCATAAAGGCGATGAGTATTTTCTTGTAGATGCCGATAAAAGAACAAAAGAACAGGCTTTTGATCATGAAAAACTGTGTGAACAGTTGAATGAAGCAACGGGCGGAGCCCTGGAGCCTTATTCTCTTCCCCTGGAAAGTTTATTATTTAATGGAGATCGTGATAAAATGGTATTCAAGCTTGATAATGCAAGGTGGAGCTATGATTTGTCTTCCCAATCGCTTAAAAAATTGAAAGACATTGAAGATAGAGATCGCAGCCATCCCAGAACTTACTGGGGCACAAGCCGGAACCATTTGGGGAATTCTCCTGTAGCTTCCCCTGATGACAAATGGGAAGCATACATTAAAGATTATAATGTATGGATCAGGAACACCACTTCAAAAGCCACATACCAGCTAAGCTACGATGGCTCAGAAGGAGATTTTTATTCTTCTTACATCCGATGGTCGCCTGATT contains these protein-coding regions:
- a CDS encoding DPP IV N-terminal domain-containing protein, translated to MKVLQPFINCFLFPVLILFLSTATYSQITKEDYRKGRSLSRYNGLVYHANVEPSWIRDTHHFWYKVHTHKGDEYFLVDADKRTKEQAFDHEKLCEQLNEATGGALEPYSLPLESLLFNGDRDKMVFKLDNARWSYDLSSQSLKKLKDIEDRDRSHPRTYWGTSRNHLGNSPVASPDDKWEAYIKDYNVWIRNTTSKATYQLSYDGSEGDFYSSYIRWSPD